The following proteins are co-located in the Bombus pascuorum chromosome 3, iyBomPasc1.1, whole genome shotgun sequence genome:
- the LOC132905551 gene encoding ATP-binding cassette sub-family C member Sur isoform X1 — protein MDFCKSYKFLQILPKPVRRVEWSWRTENGTRVQFIEDDSVEDDSIENCLVELVNICVPAIAVVLALITFLRCKCRRQPKDCRELLPFHTTRTLLCMTVLAVLFVELCESLLTSISFSLILMIVAILYCWIIHRRTEVRDACGTALSAGIFVAITLSRAWKFMCLSRYGLSMIHVRLTTTAFTSITCGLLAVLDSYTFYLMTRRKKRYLIERGERRRTAYKHADVPFLNRITFHWVIDLLCKGYSTPLENHDLGELPEEETTRRQFDKFREVYEKHRERNEKLRLWRCYWKRIWCPFAVGGLFKLLGDATSLVGPMSISKILDYVSASQNGTINRSSMGAMTFPEILQNGYFLCLLVFFFSLLQSTLSQASTHILCVEGIRLKNALQALLYDKALRLCSWSIDEEDNPTDKEKEQYKCQQSADIGTLTNLISEDAYNVMSFFWIGHYTWAIPLKISAIVFLLYTKLGVSAIIGAFCCILIVTPLQLVLGKKMSENSKLVAKSSDARLRLVNEIFQGMRLVKLRAWENIFEEKIRKTRNDELKMLDKDSFYWTLINFLTHASSVLTTLFTFAAYFWLEEKSLEAGNVFASLALFSQLTVPLLIFPVMIPIIINAMISTNRIEEFLQLPEIDNVLPNLNDAKSEVAENISSLVNSIEESTIETMKTHNTPNFGSLDNIKEDEEDGQSSDFADYTIDINSSVDTVFEKDPEIPVLTMKRCGFSWGTDESLLSVSDLSFPRGQLTIIVGKTGSGKTSLLLGMLGEIQRTTGSIQWAKGVKVAYVAQKPWLQNASLRDNVLFGSPYKLRRYRNVLKACALQPDVDILPGRDFTRIGEKGINLSGGQKQRITIARALYNDADVIIMDDPLSALDHQVAQQIFDQGIRKLLLRSGRTVIMVTHRLELLSTAHQVVVMDGCRIRVVGTKSAIEDADPELAIEWRKTATNKDEGYRADRTAKDKWALMKLVSRIGVSATNKRLGDGSWTTDQDAHVNPPAFVPLRMRRTTLGGSRYLAHDLTDLPMPSEEWNIGKKRFKFHRNAVRSSSLQPQRQPPPVLRQSSTPTILESRYVVPRKRNNTFDNGQRNGVFRQIFSGAIISPRPDELILNRDKGVLRKLVPSNSNRQMQYTVKKINQEQENDHFPVKRLLSIESTGTNEPDEVEGNDCDTEEQEEEFQYEDRSGIVTRMILCDYTKAGGWIPGLIYIVVAIFCQVLRVYIDLWLSQWTDEDNINFNQENRNTVFYFKIYIILSLVFILLSFVCNATGQWTGARARRKLHEEAVSRLLRVPMSFFDCNPVGKILNRFSADTGVIDKKISMSIQRLTFFVLLCGSAILVNVIVSPWFFIAAIPTCAAYYIVQKFYRCSAKHLQRLDGSTRWPITTHFSETLRGLATLRASKQENRFMEQAMKCLDVNTNAFLLLNSSSRWLGIALDYLGAVIVGSATFAVLISAELYPDRVTPALVGLAINYTLLVPIYLNWVVKFTAETEMYFGSVARISTYRYAPTENYQQNDFHVPDSWPGKGEIIFENVSLRYVSQREPVISNLFLKITPGQKIGICGRTGSGKSSTVMALFRLLEITQGRISIDGTDVRQVPLEILRSRLSAIPQDVIMFSGTIRENLDPLSEHEDRELWNALEVAQIKDIVASHPEGLNFEVKEGGENFSSGQLQLLCMARAILRKSSIVVLDEATSALDAVTEKNLLKAVSTTFRNRTVIAIAHRVSALLDCDRVIVFHDGKIVEDGLPADLMQRQGGFFANMLKSNEENETTNR, from the exons ATGGACTTTTGCAAGAGCTACAAGTTTCTACAAATCCTACCAAAACCCGTGAGACGCGTCGAATGGTCCTGGCGAACGGAAAATGGCACCCGCGTCCAGTTCATCGAGGACGATTCCGTCGAGGATGATTCCATCGAGAACTGCCTCGTGGAACTCGTCAATATCTGCGTTCCAGCCATCGCGGTCGTCCTTGCGCTGATCACTTTTCTCAGATGTAAATGCAGAAGACAGCCAAA agATTGCAGAGAACTCCTACCATTTCATACAACTAGAACACTGTTGTGTATGACGGTGTTGGCGGTGCTTTTTGTCGAACTTTGCGAGTCGTTGCTCACGtcgatttctttctcgttGATTCTGATGATCGTAGCCATCCTCTACTGTTGGATCATTCATCGGAGGACCGAGGTTAGAGATGCTTGTGGTACTGCCCTCTCCGCTGGAATCTTCGTCGCGATTACCTTATCCCGAGCATGGAAATTTATGTGTCTCTCTAG ATATGGTCTGTCCATGATACACGTTCGACTCACAACCACAGCGTTCACTTCCATTACCTGTGGGCTCTTGGCCGTTTTGGACTCTTACACGTTCTATCTTATG acaagaaggaagaaaaggtaTTTGATCGAGCGAGGAGAACGACGAAGAACAGCGTACAAACACGCGGACGTGCCTTTTCTCAATAGAATCACCTTCCATTGGGTGATCGACCTGCTGTGCAAGGGATACAGTACGCCGTTGGAGAACCACGACCTTGGAGAACTTCCCGAGGAGGAGACTACTAGGAGACAGTTTGACAAGTTTCGTGAAGTTTACGAGAAACATAGG gagagaaacgagaaactaCGTCTTTGGCGATGTTACTGGAAAAGAATATGGTGCCCCTTTGCCGTTGGAGGATTGTTTAAATTACTGGGAGACGCTACAAGTCTTGTTGGACCTATgtctatttctaaaattctagATTACGTCTCTGCTTCCCAAAATGGGACAATAAATCGAAGCTCTATG GGTGCCATGACATTTCCTGAAATCTTGCAAAATGGCTATTTTTTATGCCTGTtggtgtttttcttttctttattacaAAGCACTCTAAGCCAGGCCTCCACTCATATCCTTTGCGTTGAAGGGATCCGCCTGAAGAACGCACTTCAG gCGCTGCTATACGATAAAGCCTTGCGTTTATGCTCTTGGAGCATCGACGAAGAGGATAATCCGACAGACAAGGAGAAAGAACAGTATAAATGTCAGCAATCCGCTGATATTGGAACCTTAACTAACTTAATATCTGAGGATGCTTACAATGTGATGAGCTTTTTCTGGATTGGACATTATACCTGGGCAATTCCATTAAAA ATCAGCGCTatagtttttcttctttacacAAAATTGGGAGTCAGTGCAATTATCGGTGCATTCTGTTGCATATTGATAGTAACGCCATTACAATTGGTGCTTGGCAAGAAAATGTCGGAAAATTCTAAATTGGTCGCC aAAAGCAGCGACGCTAGATTACGTCTGGTTAACGAAATCTTCCAAGGAATGAGATTAGTGAAGCTTAGAGCCtgggaaaatattttcgaggagaaaataagaaaaacgagaaacgatGAGCTAAAAATGCTGGACAAGGATTCTTTCTATTGGACCCTTATAA ATTTTCTCACGCATGCTTCGTCGGTACTGACGACACTTTTCACTTTTGCCGCTTATTTCTGGCTGGAAGAGAAAAGTCTCGAGGCTGGGAATGTTTTTGCAAGCTTAGCTCTATTCTCACAGCTCACAGTGCCCCTTCTCATTTTTCCTGTGATGATACCTATCATTATTAACGCTATG ATTTCAACAAACAGAATAGAGGAGTTTCTCCAACTTCCGGAGATCGACAATGTCTTGCCTAATCTTAACGATGCAAAATCAGAAGTAGCCGAAAATATATCATCGCTGGTCAATTCTATCGAAGAGAGCACT atAGAAACAATGAAAACGCACAACACTCCCAATTTTGGATCGTTGGATAATATcaaagaagacgaagaagatgGACAATCTTCTGACTTTGCGGATTACACGATCGACATAAATTCATCGGTGGACACCGTGTTTGAAAAGGATCCGGAGATTCCGGTGCTTACAATGAAACGCTGCGGATTTTCTTGGGGCACCGATGAGAGTCTGTTATCCGTATCTGATCTTAGTTTTCCACGTG GTCAGCTGACCATAATTGTTGGAAAGACAGGAAGTGGAAAGACTTCTTTACTATTAGGAATGTTGGGAGAGATCCAGAGGACAACAGGATCGATTCAGTGGGCTAA AGGGGTGAAGGTCGCGTATGTGGCTCAGAAACCCTGGCTCCAGAACGCCAGTTTGAGGGACAATGTTCTTTTTGGATCGCCGTACAAATTGAGAAGGTACAGGAATGTATTGAAGGCTTGCGCTCTGCAACCGGATGTCGATATACTTCCGGGTCGTGATTTCACGCGGATAGGTGAGAAAGGGATCAATTTGAGCGGAGGCCAAAAACAGAGAATAACTATAGCCAGAGCGCTGTACAACGACGCGGACGTTATAATAATG GATGACCCGTTGTCCGCACTGGATCATCAAGTTGCGCAGCAGATCTTCGATCAAGGAATCCGGAAGCTGCTGCTGAGAAGCGGACGCACGGTGATTATGGTTACTCACCGACTAGAATTGTTATCAACTGCTCATCAA GTTGTCGTGATGGATGGATGTCGTATTCGAGTAGTGGGCACGAAATCAGCGATCGAAGACGCTGATCCAGAATTAGCGATCGAGTGGAGGAAAACAGCAACGAATAAAGACGAAGGATATCGTGCTGATAGAACTGCGAAAGACAAGTGGGCCTTGATGAAATTAGTATCCAGAATCGGTGTGAGTGCGACAAACAAACGACTTGGCGATGGATCCTGGACCACTGATCAGGATGCCCATGTG AATCCTCCAGCTTTTGTCCCGTTAAGAATGAGAAGAACCACCCTTGGCGGATCGAGATACTTAGCCCACGATCTGACAGATCTTCCAATGCCCTCTGAAGAATGGAACATCGggaaaaaaagatttaaattccATCGAAACGCTGTCAGATCGAGCAGTCTTCAACCTCAAAGACAACCACCCCCTGTTCTACGACAGAGCAGCACTCCAACCATTCTCGAAAGTCGATACGTTGTTCCTAG aaaaaggaATAACACTTTTGACAACGGACAACGAAACGGCGTTTTCAGGCAAATATTTTCTGGCGC AATTATCAGTCCACGTCCCGatgaattgatattaaatagaGACAAAGGCGTGCTACGAAAATTAGTACCTTCTAACTCTAACAGACAAATGCAATACACTGTTAAAAA AATTAATCAAGAACAGGAGAATGATCATTTTCCCGTTAAACGATTGCTATCGATAGAGTCCACAGGAACTAATGAACCCGATGAAGTTGAAGGAA ACGACTGTGATACAGaggaacaagaagaagaatttcaaTATGAAGATAGAAGCGGAATAGTCACAAGGATGATCCTTTGCGATTACACAAAAGCTGGAGGCTGGATACCAGGCCTAATTTACATAGTAGTAGCAATTTTCTGCCAGGTTCTGCGAGTTTATATCGATCTCTGGCTGAGTCAGTGGACTGACGAAGACAATATAAACTTCAATCAAGAAAACCGAAAT acggtgttctattttaaaatttacatcatTCTTTCCCTTGTCTTTATACTCTTGTCTTTCGTATGCAATGCAACTGGTCAGTGGACAGGAGCCAGAGCGAGAAGAAAATTGCACGAGGAAGCCGTGTCCAGACTTCTTAGAGTACCGATGTCGTTCTTCGATTGTAATCCTGTGGGAAAAATTTTGAACAGATTCAGCGCCGATACAGGCGTCATCGATAAG aaaatatctaTGTCGATCCAAAGACTGACATTCTTCGTCTTGCTGTGTGGTTCAGCGATACTAGTAAACGTCATCGTATCACCGTGGTTCTTCATTGCTGCTATACCCACGTGTGCAGCTTATTATATCGTTCAAAAGTTTTATAGATGCAGTGCGAAACATTTGCAACGATTAGACGGCAG TACCCGATGGCCAATCACCACGCATTTTTCTGAGACACTTCGCGGACTAGCAACATTGCGTGCTTCCAAACAAGAGAATCGCTTCATGGAACAGGCTATGAAGTGCCTAGACGTTAACACGAACGCGTTTCTCCTGCTGAATTCCAGTAGCCGATGGCTCGGCATTGCTCTA GATTATCTGGGTGCTGTTATAGTAGGTTCTGCGACATTCGCCGTCCTAATTTCCGCAGAACTGTATCCAGATCGCGTTACGCCTGCTCTAGTTGGTCTGGCGATTAATTACACCCTTTTAGTGCCAATTTACTTAAATTGGGTAGTGAAGTTCACAGCGGAGACCGAAATGTATTTTGGTAGCGTTGCACGTATCTCTACTTATAGATACGCTCCTACTGAAAACTACCAACAAAATG ACTTCCACGTACCTGATAGTTGGCCAGGTAAAGGTGagattatttttgaaaatgtttctctGAGATACGTTTCACAAAGAGAACCAGTGATCTCGAATCTGTTCTTGAAGATTACGCCAGGCCAAAag ATTGGAATTTGCGGAAGAACCGGAAGTGGTAAATCGTCCACAGTGATGGCTCTGTTTCGACTATTGGAGATTACTCAGGGACGTATATCGATCGATGGGACAGACGTTCGTCAAGTTCCTCTGGAAATTCTTCGTTCGAGACTCTCAGCGATTCCTCAGGATGTGATCATGTTCAGTGGTACAATTAg AGAGAATTTGGATCCTCTATCGGAACACGAAGATCGAGAACTGTGGAATGCTTTGGAAGTAGCACAAATTAAGGATATTGTTGCCTCTCATCCTGAAGGTCTTA ATTTCGAAGTGAAAGAAGGAGGTGAAAACTTTTCTTCCGGCCAGCTGCAGCTGCTCTGTATGGCACGGGCAATCCTCCGGAAGTCTTCGATCGTCGTCCTCGACGAAGCAACCAGCGCTCTCGACGCCGTCACTGAAAAGAATCTCTTGAAAGCAGTTTCAACTACTTTCAGGAACAGAACAGTGATTGCTATCGCG CATCGTGTGTCGGCGTTATTGGATTGCGATCGAGTAATCGTGTTCCACGATGGTAAAATCGTCGAAGATGGACTACCAGCAGACTTAATGCAACGGCAAGGTGGATTCTTCGCGAATATGTTGAAGTCCAATGAAGAGAATGAAACGACTAATCGTTGA
- the LOC132905551 gene encoding ATP-binding cassette sub-family C member Sur isoform X2, with protein sequence MDFCKSYKFLQILPKPVRRVEWSWRTENGTRVQFIEDDSVEDDSIENCLVELVNICVPAIAVVLALITFLRCKCRRQPKDCRELLPFHTTRTLLCMTVLAVLFVELCESLLTSISFSLILMIVAILYCWIIHRRTEVRDACGTALSAGIFVAITLSRAWKFMCLSRYGLSMIHVRLTTTAFTSITCGLLAVLDSYTFYLMTRRKKRYLIERGERRRTAYKHADVPFLNRITFHWVIDLLCKGYSTPLENHDLGELPEEETTRRQFDKFREVYEKHRERNEKLRLWRCYWKRIWCPFAVGGLFKLLGDATSLVGPMSISKILDYVSASQNGTINRSSMGAMTFPEILQNGYFLCLLVFFFSLLQSTLSQASTHILCVEGIRLKNALQALLYDKALRLCSWSIDEEDNPTDKEKEQYKCQQSADIGTLTNLISEDAYNVMSFFWIGHYTWAIPLKISAIVFLLYTKLGVSAIIGAFCCILIVTPLQLVLGKKMSENSKLVAKSSDARLRLVNEIFQGMRLVKLRAWENIFEEKIRKTRNDELKMLDKDSFYWTLINFLTHASSVLTTLFTFAAYFWLEEKSLEAGNVFASLALFSQLTVPLLIFPVMIPIIINAMISTNRIEEFLQLPEIDNVLPNLNDAKSEVAENISSLVNSIEESTIETMKTHNTPNFGSLDNIKEDEEDGQSSDFADYTIDINSSVDTVFEKDPEIPVLTMKRCGFSWGTDESLLSVSDLSFPRGQLTIIVGKTGSGKTSLLLGMLGEIQRTTGSIQWAKGVKVAYVAQKPWLQNASLRDNVLFGSPYKLRRYRNVLKACALQPDVDILPGRDFTRIGEKGINLSGGQKQRITIARALYNDADVIIMDDPLSALDHQVAQQIFDQGIRKLLLRSGRTVIMVTHRLELLSTAHQVVVMDGCRIRVVGTKSAIEDADPELAIEWRKTATNKDEGYRADRTAKDKWALMKLVSRIGVSATNKRLGDGSWTTDQDAHVNPPAFVPLRMRRTTLGGSRYLAHDLTDLPMPSEEWNIGKKRFKFHRNAVRSSSLQPQRQPPPVLRQSSTPTILESRYVVPRKRNNTFDNGQRNGVFRQIFSGAINQEQENDHFPVKRLLSIESTGTNEPDEVEGNDCDTEEQEEEFQYEDRSGIVTRMILCDYTKAGGWIPGLIYIVVAIFCQVLRVYIDLWLSQWTDEDNINFNQENRNTVFYFKIYIILSLVFILLSFVCNATGQWTGARARRKLHEEAVSRLLRVPMSFFDCNPVGKILNRFSADTGVIDKKISMSIQRLTFFVLLCGSAILVNVIVSPWFFIAAIPTCAAYYIVQKFYRCSAKHLQRLDGSTRWPITTHFSETLRGLATLRASKQENRFMEQAMKCLDVNTNAFLLLNSSSRWLGIALDYLGAVIVGSATFAVLISAELYPDRVTPALVGLAINYTLLVPIYLNWVVKFTAETEMYFGSVARISTYRYAPTENYQQNDFHVPDSWPGKGEIIFENVSLRYVSQREPVISNLFLKITPGQKIGICGRTGSGKSSTVMALFRLLEITQGRISIDGTDVRQVPLEILRSRLSAIPQDVIMFSGTIRENLDPLSEHEDRELWNALEVAQIKDIVASHPEGLNFEVKEGGENFSSGQLQLLCMARAILRKSSIVVLDEATSALDAVTEKNLLKAVSTTFRNRTVIAIAHRVSALLDCDRVIVFHDGKIVEDGLPADLMQRQGGFFANMLKSNEENETTNR encoded by the exons ATGGACTTTTGCAAGAGCTACAAGTTTCTACAAATCCTACCAAAACCCGTGAGACGCGTCGAATGGTCCTGGCGAACGGAAAATGGCACCCGCGTCCAGTTCATCGAGGACGATTCCGTCGAGGATGATTCCATCGAGAACTGCCTCGTGGAACTCGTCAATATCTGCGTTCCAGCCATCGCGGTCGTCCTTGCGCTGATCACTTTTCTCAGATGTAAATGCAGAAGACAGCCAAA agATTGCAGAGAACTCCTACCATTTCATACAACTAGAACACTGTTGTGTATGACGGTGTTGGCGGTGCTTTTTGTCGAACTTTGCGAGTCGTTGCTCACGtcgatttctttctcgttGATTCTGATGATCGTAGCCATCCTCTACTGTTGGATCATTCATCGGAGGACCGAGGTTAGAGATGCTTGTGGTACTGCCCTCTCCGCTGGAATCTTCGTCGCGATTACCTTATCCCGAGCATGGAAATTTATGTGTCTCTCTAG ATATGGTCTGTCCATGATACACGTTCGACTCACAACCACAGCGTTCACTTCCATTACCTGTGGGCTCTTGGCCGTTTTGGACTCTTACACGTTCTATCTTATG acaagaaggaagaaaaggtaTTTGATCGAGCGAGGAGAACGACGAAGAACAGCGTACAAACACGCGGACGTGCCTTTTCTCAATAGAATCACCTTCCATTGGGTGATCGACCTGCTGTGCAAGGGATACAGTACGCCGTTGGAGAACCACGACCTTGGAGAACTTCCCGAGGAGGAGACTACTAGGAGACAGTTTGACAAGTTTCGTGAAGTTTACGAGAAACATAGG gagagaaacgagaaactaCGTCTTTGGCGATGTTACTGGAAAAGAATATGGTGCCCCTTTGCCGTTGGAGGATTGTTTAAATTACTGGGAGACGCTACAAGTCTTGTTGGACCTATgtctatttctaaaattctagATTACGTCTCTGCTTCCCAAAATGGGACAATAAATCGAAGCTCTATG GGTGCCATGACATTTCCTGAAATCTTGCAAAATGGCTATTTTTTATGCCTGTtggtgtttttcttttctttattacaAAGCACTCTAAGCCAGGCCTCCACTCATATCCTTTGCGTTGAAGGGATCCGCCTGAAGAACGCACTTCAG gCGCTGCTATACGATAAAGCCTTGCGTTTATGCTCTTGGAGCATCGACGAAGAGGATAATCCGACAGACAAGGAGAAAGAACAGTATAAATGTCAGCAATCCGCTGATATTGGAACCTTAACTAACTTAATATCTGAGGATGCTTACAATGTGATGAGCTTTTTCTGGATTGGACATTATACCTGGGCAATTCCATTAAAA ATCAGCGCTatagtttttcttctttacacAAAATTGGGAGTCAGTGCAATTATCGGTGCATTCTGTTGCATATTGATAGTAACGCCATTACAATTGGTGCTTGGCAAGAAAATGTCGGAAAATTCTAAATTGGTCGCC aAAAGCAGCGACGCTAGATTACGTCTGGTTAACGAAATCTTCCAAGGAATGAGATTAGTGAAGCTTAGAGCCtgggaaaatattttcgaggagaaaataagaaaaacgagaaacgatGAGCTAAAAATGCTGGACAAGGATTCTTTCTATTGGACCCTTATAA ATTTTCTCACGCATGCTTCGTCGGTACTGACGACACTTTTCACTTTTGCCGCTTATTTCTGGCTGGAAGAGAAAAGTCTCGAGGCTGGGAATGTTTTTGCAAGCTTAGCTCTATTCTCACAGCTCACAGTGCCCCTTCTCATTTTTCCTGTGATGATACCTATCATTATTAACGCTATG ATTTCAACAAACAGAATAGAGGAGTTTCTCCAACTTCCGGAGATCGACAATGTCTTGCCTAATCTTAACGATGCAAAATCAGAAGTAGCCGAAAATATATCATCGCTGGTCAATTCTATCGAAGAGAGCACT atAGAAACAATGAAAACGCACAACACTCCCAATTTTGGATCGTTGGATAATATcaaagaagacgaagaagatgGACAATCTTCTGACTTTGCGGATTACACGATCGACATAAATTCATCGGTGGACACCGTGTTTGAAAAGGATCCGGAGATTCCGGTGCTTACAATGAAACGCTGCGGATTTTCTTGGGGCACCGATGAGAGTCTGTTATCCGTATCTGATCTTAGTTTTCCACGTG GTCAGCTGACCATAATTGTTGGAAAGACAGGAAGTGGAAAGACTTCTTTACTATTAGGAATGTTGGGAGAGATCCAGAGGACAACAGGATCGATTCAGTGGGCTAA AGGGGTGAAGGTCGCGTATGTGGCTCAGAAACCCTGGCTCCAGAACGCCAGTTTGAGGGACAATGTTCTTTTTGGATCGCCGTACAAATTGAGAAGGTACAGGAATGTATTGAAGGCTTGCGCTCTGCAACCGGATGTCGATATACTTCCGGGTCGTGATTTCACGCGGATAGGTGAGAAAGGGATCAATTTGAGCGGAGGCCAAAAACAGAGAATAACTATAGCCAGAGCGCTGTACAACGACGCGGACGTTATAATAATG GATGACCCGTTGTCCGCACTGGATCATCAAGTTGCGCAGCAGATCTTCGATCAAGGAATCCGGAAGCTGCTGCTGAGAAGCGGACGCACGGTGATTATGGTTACTCACCGACTAGAATTGTTATCAACTGCTCATCAA GTTGTCGTGATGGATGGATGTCGTATTCGAGTAGTGGGCACGAAATCAGCGATCGAAGACGCTGATCCAGAATTAGCGATCGAGTGGAGGAAAACAGCAACGAATAAAGACGAAGGATATCGTGCTGATAGAACTGCGAAAGACAAGTGGGCCTTGATGAAATTAGTATCCAGAATCGGTGTGAGTGCGACAAACAAACGACTTGGCGATGGATCCTGGACCACTGATCAGGATGCCCATGTG AATCCTCCAGCTTTTGTCCCGTTAAGAATGAGAAGAACCACCCTTGGCGGATCGAGATACTTAGCCCACGATCTGACAGATCTTCCAATGCCCTCTGAAGAATGGAACATCGggaaaaaaagatttaaattccATCGAAACGCTGTCAGATCGAGCAGTCTTCAACCTCAAAGACAACCACCCCCTGTTCTACGACAGAGCAGCACTCCAACCATTCTCGAAAGTCGATACGTTGTTCCTAG aaaaaggaATAACACTTTTGACAACGGACAACGAAACGGCGTTTTCAGGCAAATATTTTCTGGCGC AATTAATCAAGAACAGGAGAATGATCATTTTCCCGTTAAACGATTGCTATCGATAGAGTCCACAGGAACTAATGAACCCGATGAAGTTGAAGGAA ACGACTGTGATACAGaggaacaagaagaagaatttcaaTATGAAGATAGAAGCGGAATAGTCACAAGGATGATCCTTTGCGATTACACAAAAGCTGGAGGCTGGATACCAGGCCTAATTTACATAGTAGTAGCAATTTTCTGCCAGGTTCTGCGAGTTTATATCGATCTCTGGCTGAGTCAGTGGACTGACGAAGACAATATAAACTTCAATCAAGAAAACCGAAAT acggtgttctattttaaaatttacatcatTCTTTCCCTTGTCTTTATACTCTTGTCTTTCGTATGCAATGCAACTGGTCAGTGGACAGGAGCCAGAGCGAGAAGAAAATTGCACGAGGAAGCCGTGTCCAGACTTCTTAGAGTACCGATGTCGTTCTTCGATTGTAATCCTGTGGGAAAAATTTTGAACAGATTCAGCGCCGATACAGGCGTCATCGATAAG aaaatatctaTGTCGATCCAAAGACTGACATTCTTCGTCTTGCTGTGTGGTTCAGCGATACTAGTAAACGTCATCGTATCACCGTGGTTCTTCATTGCTGCTATACCCACGTGTGCAGCTTATTATATCGTTCAAAAGTTTTATAGATGCAGTGCGAAACATTTGCAACGATTAGACGGCAG TACCCGATGGCCAATCACCACGCATTTTTCTGAGACACTTCGCGGACTAGCAACATTGCGTGCTTCCAAACAAGAGAATCGCTTCATGGAACAGGCTATGAAGTGCCTAGACGTTAACACGAACGCGTTTCTCCTGCTGAATTCCAGTAGCCGATGGCTCGGCATTGCTCTA GATTATCTGGGTGCTGTTATAGTAGGTTCTGCGACATTCGCCGTCCTAATTTCCGCAGAACTGTATCCAGATCGCGTTACGCCTGCTCTAGTTGGTCTGGCGATTAATTACACCCTTTTAGTGCCAATTTACTTAAATTGGGTAGTGAAGTTCACAGCGGAGACCGAAATGTATTTTGGTAGCGTTGCACGTATCTCTACTTATAGATACGCTCCTACTGAAAACTACCAACAAAATG ACTTCCACGTACCTGATAGTTGGCCAGGTAAAGGTGagattatttttgaaaatgtttctctGAGATACGTTTCACAAAGAGAACCAGTGATCTCGAATCTGTTCTTGAAGATTACGCCAGGCCAAAag ATTGGAATTTGCGGAAGAACCGGAAGTGGTAAATCGTCCACAGTGATGGCTCTGTTTCGACTATTGGAGATTACTCAGGGACGTATATCGATCGATGGGACAGACGTTCGTCAAGTTCCTCTGGAAATTCTTCGTTCGAGACTCTCAGCGATTCCTCAGGATGTGATCATGTTCAGTGGTACAATTAg AGAGAATTTGGATCCTCTATCGGAACACGAAGATCGAGAACTGTGGAATGCTTTGGAAGTAGCACAAATTAAGGATATTGTTGCCTCTCATCCTGAAGGTCTTA ATTTCGAAGTGAAAGAAGGAGGTGAAAACTTTTCTTCCGGCCAGCTGCAGCTGCTCTGTATGGCACGGGCAATCCTCCGGAAGTCTTCGATCGTCGTCCTCGACGAAGCAACCAGCGCTCTCGACGCCGTCACTGAAAAGAATCTCTTGAAAGCAGTTTCAACTACTTTCAGGAACAGAACAGTGATTGCTATCGCG CATCGTGTGTCGGCGTTATTGGATTGCGATCGAGTAATCGTGTTCCACGATGGTAAAATCGTCGAAGATGGACTACCAGCAGACTTAATGCAACGGCAAGGTGGATTCTTCGCGAATATGTTGAAGTCCAATGAAGAGAATGAAACGACTAATCGTTGA